GTATTAAGTGCCACTGCCCACGGAGAGCTTTTAAGAGTGCTTTTCGAAGATCTTGTATAGGGCATAAAAGACAATTTTTTAGTTAATGTACGCCTGCTAATAGGGGAATTCTTTAATGTGCCTCCTATTAGTAAGCAACAAATATATATAAATTAGGGAGGCTTTTTTATGTCAAAATATAAAGTGGCTATCAATGGATTTGGAAGGATAGGACGTCTATCAATGCGGGCTTTTTTTGCTAATAGTGAAGTTGATAATCTCTTTGATATTGTTGCAGTCAATGATCTGACTCCACCTACATCTTTAGAATATCTTTTAAAATATGATTCTGTATTTCGTCGTTTCCCTGGAGAAGTATCTTTAGAACAAAATGATCTTGTTGTAAATGGCAAAAAAATAAGAACTTTTTCTGAGGCAGATCCAACAAGGCTTCCATGGAATGATTTAGGAGTAGATTTGGTAATTGAATCAACAGGAAGATTTACAAATGCCGAGAAGGCCGAAGCTCACATTTCATCGGGTGCCAAAAAAGTTATCATAACAGCTCCTGCAAAAAATCATCATGTCACGGTGGTAATGGGGGTTAATGAAAACATCTATAATGCTAAAACTCATAACATTATTTCGAACGCTTCTTGTACAACTAATTGTCTTGCACCTGTTTGTAAGGTTCTGCACGAAGAATTTGGTATTATTTCTGGTTTAATGAACACCATACACTCTTATACAAACGATCAAGTAACGCTAGATTTCCCTAAAGCGAATCTTGCTCGTGGACGAGCTGCTGCTTTGTCTATAATTCCAACAACTACAGGTGCAGCAAAGGCAATATCTGAAGTAATGCCGGAGCTCAAAGGCAAGTTAAATGGATTAGCCCTAAGAGTGCCAACTCCTAACGTATCTGTTGTAGACCTTACTGTAACTTTAGATAAGAAAGTAAAAGTTGAGGATATTAATGGAGCTATGAAAGAATATTCCGATGGAGTTCTCAAGGGTATACTTGGTTATGAAACGGAAGATTTGGTTTCGATGGATTTTATAGGAGACAGTCACTCTTCTATTTTTGCTCCAAATCATACCTTAGTTATTGGAGATAATCTTGTAAAAGTACTTGCGTGGTATGACAATGAATGGGCCTACAGTAAAAGAGTTATCGATTTAGCAAACTTTGTTTTTAAGAAAGGCTTATAACCGTGTGTCTTAATGCTTTTACCCCTAACGAAGTTAGGGGTAAAAGAGTATTACTTCGGGTGGATTTTAATGTTCCTTTTCACGATGGAAAAGTAAGTGATAACACTCGAATCATATCTCACCTGGCTACCATAAAGTCCCTTCTCGAAGCAGATGCCAAAGTGGCGATATTGTCACATCTAGGCCGCCCTAAAGGTGTTCGTAACCCAGAATTTTCTCTTGAACCAATGGGAGAAGAGTTGGCTAGGATAACAGGCTGGAATGTCCGATTTGTGCAAGACTGTATAGGAGAGAAAGTATTAGAAGCGGTTTCTAACTGGGATTCTAAAGATATTCTTCTTCTTGAGAACGTTCGTTACTATGCTGAGGAAGAGAAAAATGATTATGTTTTTGCTCAACAACTTGCCGAAAATTTTGATTTATTTATTATGGATGCTTTTAGTGTGGCACATAGAACACATGCATCTACGGTTGCAATTGCAAAGATATTGCCTACATATGCCGGAAAATTAATGCAAAAAGAAATTGAAATTCTTGGTTCTATAAGAGATACCCCAGAAAAACCCTTTCTCTTAATACTTGGAGGAGCAAAGGTGTCCGATAAAATAGGAGCGGTAAAAAACTTAATAACTAAAGCAGATAC
This is a stretch of genomic DNA from Synergistaceae bacterium. It encodes these proteins:
- a CDS encoding phosphoglycerate kinase; the protein is MCLNAFTPNEVRGKRVLLRVDFNVPFHDGKVSDNTRIISHLATIKSLLEADAKVAILSHLGRPKGVRNPEFSLEPMGEELARITGWNVRFVQDCIGEKVLEAVSNWDSKDILLLENVRYYAEEEKNDYVFAQQLAENFDLFIMDAFSVAHRTHASTVAIAKILPTYAGKLMQKEIEILGSIRDTPEKPFLLILGGAKVSDKIGAVKNLITKADTILIGGGMAFTFLKAAGYCIGNSLCDYDRLDYAKETLSYAKELGVKVLLPIDIVVAAECSFASPCKTVLVDKIPSDLMGLDIGPLTVELFKEEISKAKTILWNGPMGVFEIQSFSNGTRSIALALGEATAKNNAFTVIGGGDSAAAVVVFQDKDRVSHVSSGGGASLEFFEGKMLPGIEPLMKTGC
- the gap gene encoding type I glyceraldehyde-3-phosphate dehydrogenase, which codes for MSKYKVAINGFGRIGRLSMRAFFANSEVDNLFDIVAVNDLTPPTSLEYLLKYDSVFRRFPGEVSLEQNDLVVNGKKIRTFSEADPTRLPWNDLGVDLVIESTGRFTNAEKAEAHISSGAKKVIITAPAKNHHVTVVMGVNENIYNAKTHNIISNASCTTNCLAPVCKVLHEEFGIISGLMNTIHSYTNDQVTLDFPKANLARGRAAALSIIPTTTGAAKAISEVMPELKGKLNGLALRVPTPNVSVVDLTVTLDKKVKVEDINGAMKEYSDGVLKGILGYETEDLVSMDFIGDSHSSIFAPNHTLVIGDNLVKVLAWYDNEWAYSKRVIDLANFVFKKGL